A portion of the Thermosediminibacter oceani DSM 16646 genome contains these proteins:
- a CDS encoding ribose-phosphate diphosphokinase, translating to MENRLEIFTGNANPELAREIARNLGIMVGDAVVNTFSDGEIQVKINESVRGADVFVIQPLSYPVNDHLMELLIMLDALKRASAWRITAVMPYYGYARQDRKIRARDPITAKLVADLISTAGAHRVLTMDLHAGQIQGFFNFPVDHLMAVPILADYFRKKELEDPVVVSPDLGGVTRARELANRIGASIAIIDKRRPEPNKAEVMNIIGDIRNKTVIMIDDMIDTAGTITLGAQALLDKGAKEVYACCTHPVLSGPAIERLNASPIKEVVVTNTIPLRDHQKIEKITVLSVAPLFAEAIRRIHLHQSVSTLFD from the coding sequence ATGGAAAACAGGCTTGAGATTTTTACGGGCAATGCTAATCCTGAGCTTGCCCGGGAGATTGCCCGGAACCTTGGGATCATGGTTGGGGACGCCGTCGTAAACACCTTCAGCGACGGAGAGATCCAGGTCAAGATAAATGAAAGCGTAAGGGGCGCCGACGTTTTCGTGATCCAGCCCTTGTCTTATCCGGTCAACGACCACCTAATGGAACTCCTCATAATGCTGGACGCCCTCAAGAGGGCTTCGGCCTGGCGCATTACCGCCGTCATGCCCTATTACGGTTATGCCCGCCAGGACAGAAAGATCCGGGCCCGCGATCCCATTACGGCCAAGCTGGTGGCCGACCTGATTTCCACCGCGGGAGCCCATAGGGTGCTGACTATGGACCTGCACGCCGGACAGATTCAGGGATTTTTCAACTTCCCCGTAGACCACCTGATGGCGGTGCCGATTCTGGCGGATTATTTCAGGAAAAAGGAGTTGGAGGACCCGGTGGTGGTATCCCCGGACCTGGGCGGCGTTACCAGAGCCAGGGAGTTGGCAAACAGGATAGGGGCATCCATCGCCATAATAGACAAGCGCAGGCCCGAGCCCAATAAGGCCGAGGTCATGAACATCATAGGCGATATCAGGAATAAAACAGTTATAATGATAGACGATATGATAGATACGGCTGGGACCATCACCCTGGGGGCCCAGGCGCTGCTGGACAAGGGTGCCAAAGAGGTATACGCCTGCTGTACCCACCCGGTGCTCTCCGGTCCGGCCATAGAAAGGCTCAACGCATCGCCGATTAAGGAAGTGGTGGTGACCAACACCATACCGCTCAGAGATCACCAGAAAATAGAGAAAATAACAGTGCTGTCGGTGGCGCCGCTTTTTGCCGAGGCCATAAGGCGCATACACCTGCACCAGTCGGTGAGCACACTTTTTGATTGA
- a CDS encoding 50S ribosomal protein L25/general stress protein Ctc has translation MAQVTLTAEERKLAGKGTLNELRRNGKVPAVFYGKNIENRTIAVDAKELHKLLKTHGEGVLIDLVLGGEKHTVIIKEIQRDALKGDITHVDFFRVSMTEKIEVDLPIVLKGEPEGVKAGGVLQHQLHELTIEALPADIPEQIEVDISHLQIGDVLMVKDIKLSDKITVIDDPGEVVVTVLAPTSGEELESTAGETNEPEVVAKGKEKEGE, from the coding sequence TTGGCTCAGGTTACTCTTACAGCTGAAGAAAGAAAACTCGCCGGGAAAGGTACTCTGAACGAACTTCGTAGAAACGGAAAAGTGCCCGCCGTATTTTACGGTAAGAACATAGAGAACAGGACCATCGCCGTGGATGCCAAGGAATTACACAAGTTACTCAAGACCCACGGAGAAGGCGTACTTATCGACCTGGTTCTGGGCGGGGAAAAGCACACGGTAATCATAAAAGAGATCCAGAGGGATGCACTCAAAGGCGACATCACCCATGTGGATTTCTTCAGGGTATCCATGACCGAGAAAATCGAGGTGGACCTGCCCATTGTGCTCAAGGGCGAACCCGAGGGCGTCAAGGCCGGTGGAGTTCTGCAGCACCAGCTGCACGAGCTGACCATAGAAGCCCTTCCGGCCGATATTCCGGAGCAAATCGAGGTAGACATCTCTCACCTCCAGATCGGCGATGTGCTCATGGTGAAGGATATCAAGCTGAGCGATAAAATTACGGTAATTGATGATCCGGGAGAAGTGGTGGTTACCGTGCTTGCCCCGACGAGCGGAGAAGAGCTCGAGTCCACCGCCGGCGAGACTAACGAACCCGAAGTAGTGGCAAAAGGCAAGGAGAAAGAGGGAGAATAA
- the spoVG gene encoding septation regulator SpoVG translates to MEVTDVRIKRVENEGRMKAIVSVTFDDEFVVHDIRIIEGDKGLFIAMPSRKTSSGHFRDVAHPINSAARAKIEEAVLKQYNGEDSK, encoded by the coding sequence TTGGAGGTCACCGATGTCCGTATAAAAAGGGTGGAGAATGAGGGCAGGATGAAGGCTATAGTCTCGGTAACTTTTGACGACGAATTTGTGGTCCACGACATACGGATTATAGAAGGAGACAAAGGCCTCTTCATAGCCATGCCCAGCCGTAAGACTTCGAGCGGACACTTCAGAGATGTGGCTCACCCGATAAATTCGGCCGCGAGGGCCAAAATCGAGGAAGCAGTACTGAAGCAATACAACGGTGAGGATAGCAAGTAG
- the glmU gene encoding bifunctional UDP-N-acetylglucosamine diphosphorylase/glucosamine-1-phosphate N-acetyltransferase GlmU — protein sequence MDFTAVILAAGEGTRMKSNTPKVLHKVCGIPMLGHVVSAARGAGAKRIVVVVGRGSDEVKRAFEGEEVEFVLQAEQKGTGHALKQAQEAVKGEAAILVLYGDMPLVKSETLRAMADFHWKNGATATVMTARVKDPTGYGRIIRKGLEVLAIREEKDATPEEKAIDEINSGIYFFQAEKVFDALNQVNNNNKQGEYYLTDVIEILNAGKEKVLAYEVQDPDEVQGVNDRFQLSVAQAIMQRRIIHRLMAQGVTFLSPETCVVDAGVKIGRDTVIYPGVFLEGDTWIGEGCTIIGTSRIIDSRIGNGVEITMCHIQESVVEDGVKIGPFANLRPGSHVMAGAKIGDFVEVKNSRVGEGSKIPHLAYVGDAEIGRRVNIGAGVIFVNYDGFEKHRTVVEDDAFIGCNSNLIAPVTIGAGSYVAAGSTINMDVEKGALAIARERQVNKPEWVEKRRRKREGGDKTDGKQA from the coding sequence ATGGATTTTACGGCGGTTATTCTCGCTGCCGGTGAAGGTACGAGAATGAAATCCAACACCCCAAAGGTGCTGCATAAAGTATGCGGAATTCCCATGCTGGGACACGTAGTTTCGGCCGCCAGGGGCGCCGGTGCAAAGAGGATAGTTGTGGTCGTGGGCAGGGGTTCCGATGAGGTAAAAAGGGCTTTCGAAGGGGAAGAAGTGGAATTCGTACTGCAGGCCGAGCAAAAGGGCACCGGCCATGCCCTGAAACAGGCACAGGAGGCTGTAAAAGGCGAAGCTGCCATTCTGGTGCTCTACGGGGATATGCCCCTGGTGAAGAGCGAGACCCTCAGGGCTATGGCCGATTTTCACTGGAAAAACGGGGCAACCGCCACGGTTATGACGGCGAGGGTAAAAGATCCTACAGGGTACGGCCGGATAATAAGGAAGGGCCTTGAGGTTCTGGCGATAAGGGAGGAAAAGGACGCCACGCCGGAAGAAAAGGCCATCGACGAGATTAACTCGGGGATATACTTCTTTCAGGCTGAAAAGGTCTTTGATGCATTGAACCAGGTAAATAATAACAACAAGCAGGGAGAATACTATCTAACGGACGTGATAGAAATCTTAAACGCCGGGAAGGAAAAGGTGCTGGCCTACGAGGTACAGGACCCCGACGAGGTTCAGGGCGTCAACGACAGGTTTCAGCTCTCGGTCGCCCAGGCCATTATGCAGAGGAGGATAATTCACCGCCTGATGGCTCAGGGCGTAACATTTTTGAGTCCCGAGACCTGTGTGGTCGACGCCGGAGTAAAGATAGGAAGGGATACGGTAATTTACCCGGGCGTCTTCCTGGAAGGCGATACCTGGATAGGCGAGGGCTGCACGATAATTGGTACAAGCCGCATAATAGACTCCCGAATCGGCAACGGCGTGGAAATAACCATGTGCCACATTCAGGAGAGCGTAGTAGAGGACGGCGTAAAGATCGGACCTTTTGCCAACCTGCGGCCCGGTTCTCACGTAATGGCGGGTGCCAAGATAGGGGACTTCGTCGAGGTTAAAAACAGCAGGGTCGGCGAGGGTTCAAAGATACCGCATCTTGCGTACGTGGGCGACGCCGAGATAGGCCGCAGGGTAAACATCGGCGCCGGAGTGATTTTCGTAAATTACGATGGATTCGAAAAGCACCGGACGGTGGTCGAGGACGACGCCTTTATAGGATGCAATTCCAACCTCATAGCCCCGGTTACCATAGGGGCAGGTTCCTATGTGGCCGCCGGTTCCACGATCAACATGGACGTGGAAAAGGGCGCCCTGGCCATTGCCCGGGAACGGCAGGTGAATAAGCCGGAATGGGTGGAAAAAAGGCGAAGAAAACGCGAAGGAGGAGACAAAACCGATGGAAAACAGGCTTGA
- the pth gene encoding aminoacyl-tRNA hydrolase — protein MFLIVGLGNPGREYEETRHNVGFMVLDSLAAELGIKVDKVKFKGLLGEGVYEGKKLLLLKPMTYMNNSGQSVVEAVKFYKIPPENLVVIYDDMDLPVGRLRVRGSGSSGGQKGMESIIYHIATEGFPRIRIGIGRPKGDVINHVLGRFDKEERKKIDAVIDAAVGAALTIVQHGVQEAMNRYNGFEA, from the coding sequence TTGTTTCTAATAGTAGGCCTGGGGAATCCGGGCAGGGAATACGAAGAAACACGCCACAACGTGGGCTTTATGGTGCTGGACAGCCTGGCGGCCGAGCTGGGTATAAAAGTCGATAAGGTAAAATTCAAGGGTCTTTTAGGAGAAGGAGTTTACGAAGGTAAAAAACTCCTGCTCTTAAAGCCCATGACCTACATGAACAATTCCGGCCAGAGCGTGGTCGAAGCCGTGAAGTTCTATAAAATACCTCCCGAGAACCTGGTGGTGATCTACGACGATATGGATCTGCCCGTGGGGAGGCTGAGGGTCCGGGGAAGCGGCAGCTCGGGCGGCCAAAAGGGGATGGAATCCATAATATACCACATCGCCACCGAGGGCTTCCCGCGGATAAGGATAGGCATAGGGAGGCCGAAGGGTGACGTGATCAACCACGTGCTGGGCAGGTTCGACAAGGAAGAGAGAAAGAAGATTGACGCCGTTATCGACGCCGCGGTGGGAGCCGCCCTTACGATAGTGCAACACGGCGTGCAGGAGGCCATGAACCGGTATAACGGTTTCGAAGCGTAA